The sequence below is a genomic window from Lytechinus variegatus isolate NC3 chromosome 3, Lvar_3.0, whole genome shotgun sequence.
aagtccatatactttctaagttatgacaacatttaaaaaacttaaccttggtaaagatcttgatattgattcccccaacatggtctaagttcatttgCCCTGAGAAGTCCAAACAGAATTGACCATGTTACTAGTAGTCCCAAACATACCTTTGCATGTTGTATGCGTCTCATTCTTCATAACTTGATAGTAACCATCCTTACATATATCACATAGTTCTCCTTTATAACCAGCATTGCATTTGCATTTTCCTGTACCCCCTCTAGTGCCTGCGCCCTGTTAACAAGAAATCACAAAGTTATTATCACTCAAGTTCAATGGggctattttcatattttgcagaGAAAGCAAGGATTtattatacaataattttttcttcatttttaaaatacatatatatagttTTTTTAATCAGTTAAACTTTTAATACATATGGGTTTATCCCAGTATTCACATTGCTgtaaaaatattacaataaagATTCAATAAAGATTCAGAAATTTTATTGTCCATAATGCCATCAGCTACAAATGGAAATTCAATTTGTTTGCACACCCTGAATTGTAGAATGTTTTATGATACACACAAAGATTACATGATACATATCTGTTAACATTGTATAAATCAACAaacaaagataaatgaaattaagaaagaggccgggaagggggtgggggtaatACCATTTCAGGTATGGCTATTAAATGTACTGATTGAAACAGGAACAAAAGAATTTACGAAGCATGAGGTTGCCTGACAAGTTTGCCTGACCTcatcaaattataatatttatgGAGGGTATGGTTCTCATTTGTCAGAATCTCTTTGGCTTTTTCAAGGACTCTACCTTCATTCTCATCTACACAGACAAGAGGCTTGCTTTTCAATTCTTTCTAGTTTTCATATATCCTCTTTCCTACTTGCATGTATCCAAACAATTTAAGAGAGAACACCAGCATTGATACAGACCTTTGCAAGTACCCagttaccccccccaaaaaaaaaaatagtaaccATCCTAGAGTAAAGAAGtcaattatcaaattatcaattatgcaataatgaatataaaatgtatgttaCTGGTAAAGATTTTCCCGACAAATTTACAACAGTGATGGTCTTTCATACCACATGACTAACAAGTGTCTTCCAGATATTTGAGTTTCATGAtgaacacacatacacaacTAACAAATGCTGAcatttaaatatttgtttatgatgatgatggtctaTTGTTTTAATGGTTTTTTTTCCATATCATTAGATAATAGAATATAATTGAGACAAGACTACTCACGTGACATTTCCCAGTTCCTTTACATGGCCTTTCCACTCCATACGGACATTCTATGTGGAatgacaataaaaagaaaaaacagttCTCATCCCCTAATTAAGAATAAGCACCCTAACTTAAAATGAATTgtgttcaaattttaaattaaaattgcATCAAGCATTACAGCTCTATCTTACAACAGTGCATAATCAAGAATTTATTAGTAAATTTCAAATGTAGGCTAAATTATCTTGAGTATAAAAAGTACTAGACTACAGAGGACTCAATTCAAACTGATGTCAGTACAATTCATTGTCATACTGTACTTATACTATCATACTGtaactttatatcaaaataattttcattctcACCTTCACACTCAGGTCCAAATGTGTTTTCAGGACAGCACACTGCAATAAATGATAAAACTAGAAACATTAAAGGGATCATTTAACTTAGTGATcagttgatttaaaaaattctcaaactgagatgaaacatgtgtatgagTGCCTGTATTTGTCCTCAAAAACCCTAAAACAGACCACAATATAGGATGAAAAACTCTAATTTAGATACAAAGTAGCAGTTTATTAGCTTGATTTTGAAAACCGTCTAGTAGATGGGTTCAGCTTATGACCAGTTTTCTCCAATTCAACAAGTCTGTTAGCTATGTTGACTGCTTTCCGCTGAGTGTATCTCCTAGATACACACCCTATTATTAGCTGCACTGTACATTGAGTGTATACCTTGTACACACTGTATGTAGGTCATGCTGTGTCCATCTAGAGTTAATGTGTTGTGTTGCACAGATTCGCTCTATACACATTGTCATTAAAACCACCtcccaattattttcaaactttggtttaTATTTCCAAGGTTTTAAAATTGATCCTGTAGATATAATACTTTGAAACTTTTAGGATGGTATTATCAAACTATAAGCCTACTGTTTAGCCCATTTTCAAAaaccaaaatgagaattttttaaatcagaacaAAGTGAAATGATCACTTTAAGTATCAATAACTTCCCTTTAGTATACATTTGATGATAAACATTTAATGACAATGTTAACATAACACCAATCATTATCAAAAGTGACCGTTTTACATTCATATCACTGTCCTAAGTAGTCTTCTGTACATTAAGATACTATCAGAGCTGTTGGGGGTTTTTTTAACAAGGAAAAATCACCGTTAAATTATTACCACATTTGgaaattattttcaagaataataacaattcatTAACTTCTCTAGTACCAATGTTTAGAAGCTGCAGAGTAATCTAATTATTATGGTTGTTGTATTTAACTGTACTTATGAGCAAAATTGCAACACTAGCATAGAAAGGGTTAATATAAGAAATTACCTTTATAGTTTTCAATGCAGAACCATTTGAATAGCTCTGGTTTCTCGAGATGTTCTTTCCACCATTCTTCTAATAATTCCTCCTCTTTCTCTAATAGATTGTGACACTGTGGTAACAAAAATCAGTAATAGATAAAATTAACTGCTTATTTTTCtacataatatttcataaaatgattttattctaCAAGTACAAAATATACTGTATACTTTGTTCATTCAAAGATAGGGGCAAGTCCAAAGACATTTAGTGACAAGTCCAAAAATCATTCACAACTTAGATGAAGGCCCAAATTGAACTATGAACAATGCCAAGTGATTCAGTATCGGCaattatgtcattttttcacTCTTAAATCTAGCTCCAAGATGCTTCCTTCTGTTAATTCATCATGCTTATCACCCTGTATAGATTACTTCTCCAGCAGAGCTATTAAAGTACCTCACAAGAAAATAAAGACACATgctaattcaaatttatttgcaggttaaatttcaatattgtgaaaaagctaaaataaaaaagaattaagaaTTTTACACTTGAATGAAATTTATAGTATGAATTGAACTGCTGTCACTTGTTTAATCTGGATACTGGATGTTCTACAATGGTCCCCTCATGATTTGTTATGTtaatatttatatctttaaaATAACTCCTTACAcaataaaattcatttatttacttacaTCATGTTCTTTGCTGTCACAAAGGCTTTctgtaatttcaataaatctcATTTCACTGTGAGGaacaaaaggagaaaagagagagTACATTAATACAGGTAATTGCAgtacatgaaaattatcattatatcaGAAAGGGAGGAAAATTTATGCTTGcatttgttataattttttatatgcAAAAGATAACTTCTCAATATTTATACATCATCATCTACTGttacaaaattattacaaaCTCCAATAACAATGTTTAACACAAAAAGTATTCAACCCGGTGAAGGGAGGATTATTCTTAGTCACAAGATTTAAAACCTGATTAATAATAGTATACAACTTGAAGCATTACATTATATGATAGAGGCGTTCAGGCGTGACTAATCACGGTAATCAATAGGGTAGTTAGCTCAGCAAATGCTTCCAACAAAGATATTTTAACAAGGGGTCTATAACAATAcacattaatattgatttttttagtgTTTTATGCACAGCTGGTTAATCTGGGCAGCTGTTACATAACAAATAGGGGCTTTATATTTCTCTAAAACTAATATTACATCTGTCTCCTTTTGCTAAccaatttttacatttcttcattTGACTTCCTCTTCTATTCTACTTTTTGGGGGTAAAAGCATGCCTTCccccctttttctctctctcactatctCTATCGCTTTATACTGGTGTTTTAAAGCGCACAGGTTGGCCGATTATAATAATTACAGtcaatccattaaaaaaaagaaaaaagaaaacgacAACGACAACAAGTTATGAGAAAAGGTGAGTTTTAAGTGACGATTTGAAAATTTCCACGGAGGGAGCATTTTAGATGAGTTGGGAGTTTATTCCACAGGGTGGgagcaattacagaaaatgcacATTCACCATATTGGGTCTTAGTGCGAGGGCCATGAATTAAATTATTGGAATATGATGAACGTAGGGATCTGacagaagaggaagaacgaaGGGAAATCAGGTCTTGGAGATATTTGGGTGACATATTCTGGGTAATTTTGTATACAACGAGTAGAATTTTGAACGTTATGCGAGAGTGAACTGGAAGCCAATGAAGTGATCGGAGAATAGGGGTGATGTGTTCGTGTTTCTTGCTCAAGGTTACCATTCTTGCTGCAGTGTTGAGGATTCGGAGGGGAGAGATGGAAGAAATTGGGAGGCTGGCAAAGAGGGAGTTGCAGTAGTCTAGATGGGATGAGACGAAGGCATGAATGAGTTTTTCAGTAGAGGCTTGGTCGAGTAGTCGCCTGACCTTACCAATCCTAAATAAACCCCATGATGCTGATTTGCAGATGTTCCTGATATGTGGCTGGAGGGTAAGGTGCTTGTCTAAAGTGACACCAAGGTCTTTAACAGAGTCAGACATCTTAAGTATGCCCTCTCCCGTATTGAAGTCTGGCAAAAAGCTCTGTAGCTCTAATGATATGACAAAGAGTCACCAATCTCACAGAGATAGTTTATCAATGCTGTAAAACCATTATAAGCACCCTACAACTATATGTACCAACAATTATCTAAAATTGTTGTCTTTGAGCAATATTGACCCAGACGCATTGCACAAGCTTACGAGCAATCTCTATGCAGCAATccataattatcataaaatcaataataaagcACTAAACCTGGTAGCATAACTGCCTAGTTTCTTCTCCTCCCAGTCTGCATCTCCACCATCATACATAGAACGTGCTGTGCGCTCCATACCCTACAGatgggggagaaaaaaaatctgatcaGAATTATTTGGAAAAATACTTGAATGTAGAAATTATTCCTGAAtcaaatccttttttttatcacatctcCTAGATGACCCGGAAACCAACCAATACCAAACAGCAACAATGATGGTGAATGAATTACTAGATAAATAATCCACAGAACTCTGTACATAACTGGAAAAAGATAATAAGTGAATGAACATGAATATTAcatataaatcaataaataaaaaaaaacataaagagCATATACAGCACTGGAAGATGACTAAACTCTTGAAACCTTACAATATTACACTGTACACTAAGTCAaacaagatatacatgtagccatATTAACCATGCCATTCATgcaaacaaataaaagatacttttttttcatttacttgCAAAAATTAATATTCCTGTTTTCCTTTATAATATAAGTGAAATCAAGTATAAATGTACCTCTTTAAAGCTGTCTGTGagtgatttacatgtatcacATTTCTTCTTGATGgcttcattttccttctttcctccatCACATGATGATAAGAACAGGAACACCTCAATGATGACAAGGAGAATGAGTCTCAAGCGTAGATTTAACCTCACCTCCATTTGAGCAGTTCTTTATAAAGGCAATCTGGAACAGATATTTTCTATTTCTGTAGATTTTCAAGTCTAACTGGTTCCTTTAGCTGCATAGAGATATCATCTGGAAAATAGAAGAATAAGAAaagcaaaataatgataaaaagactagacaaaaatgaaatagaatagtaatgttgataatgataacaacactAGCGCAGAATTCTATtatggaaaggggggggggtcaaaacataaataatttggggaaaaaatgaggTAGCGAAGCTTGTTTTGGGggctcttttgcattttctaaagtgaaattgaaggattttgtgCCCCCCTggttaattttgtgaaaattttcagtagaaaatgaaagtttttggtgatttaggtctaggttcaACACGGGTAATCCTGTCCCATACGGAAAGGCATGTatagtgattgtattaccgaacgcgcgcatatcatatgcgtcagaaaataatcaatacgctcaaacctttgcaacttccttccaaaaggaacttaaatagaaaaattatcaaaaacacaatttcgaaatctttatatcctcaaaacaataaaatatggtcaaaatagctcatcagggaatttgttgttttcccaacatttcccatagaaaacacatgttcggtaatacaataccttttcaagtgaccaaaatatttcacttgcgaagcgAAGAGGGGTctgattggaagctgatgtcgtaaaaatgaaaaacaatttcggcaaaatttctgcatgtttatattttgtaggtatttgtgtatttatggtgaaagtttggtgaattttattggaataatgtgtttgatatgatcaaattcatgaaaagtgttcggtaatacgatccactaccataaaGTAAAtccaggcgttagtggggagtgactccatacgtacagtatataactttcacttCCCACAACGcccctagacagctggcagccgtctgtttcgaggagttttttaacattttttttttatttctcctcgtacacagacggctcgctatcgtgcagccaccattaggggacttgcaatgcaaaatccccctgtcggggctcttcaatttttgtctttaatgaataaaaaaattgaaaattattgcaaccaaaatgcaaattaatattccctcttggcattaattgccaaaaaacggagaaaaatcaagttaaaaggaacaaaaacagtgacttacctcggctgtcacgcaaattcacttccccgttttgtccgatcttaagtacataaacatatggccattgagtcccctgtacagatcgcgctagaacttcggtctctgtatttggtgagtgaagccaacggagtttaGCTGAACATTCAACattaacagagaccgaagcttttggtctacaacGCCCCAGGCTAGTCACCCTGAGGCTGAGGTGAATGAAAagagagcgtttcatgaaagaacttgtcggacgttttatccgacaagtcccatttcatccgacagttactatagtaacagtgcctctcagccaatcagaatcaaggaaagatgttagatctgacaacttgtcggacaaaaatgttgatgaaatggcttcattgagagtaagcCTACGTTTAATGGTAGgcctaaatgatttttactctctagaactaTAAGCCTCCTGGctatacacaacaactgggtacaAGACAAGACAAGCTAGGCCAggggtagaccaaaagcttcggtctctgttatgttggttgttcagctgaactccgttggcttcactcaccaaatacagagaccgaagttctagcgcgatctgtacaagggactcaatggccatatgtttatgtacttaagatcggacaaaacggggaagtgaatttgcgtgacagccgaggtaagtcactgtttttgttccttttaacttgatttttctccgttttttggcaattaatgccaagaggaaatattaatttgcattttggtcgcaataattgtcatttttttaattcattaaagacaaaaattgaaaagccccgacggggggattttgcattgcaagtccccttatggtggctgcacgatagcttGCCCCGGGGACCCCGACACGTCTTCAGACAGTGTCGGGGTCCTGAGTCCCTCCATGCATTCTCACCGGAGTACAAAACTTCGCGATGTTTGGCATTAGAAAAccggtgataataatgaattaaaaatctaACGATGAATATCAATCTTACCTAAACAAATTGTTCCTAAATCAGCTTAACTTTCAATTAAAACTGATGTATACAATTCCAAGAAATCCTTCGAAAGAACGTCAATTTTCGGACTTTTGTTCCAATCGCGAGATCGCCATGTTTGAAGAACGTGAAAATAGTTTCTGCGCATGCgtatataaatattcataagatgACGTCTCTGCCTTTACCAAACAgtttaatgaatatgcatgtaaGTCAAAACTTTCGGCAAGTCGCCTCGATTCAGTTAAATCGTGATTTAGGCATGTAATTCAataccattttttcattttaatttgaaaaaaaaatctgtattaatgaaaaaataatttatttcatatatatactgctattttgttacattctgtgtttttataataaatattttttttgatgtggaagaggttcatcgtggtgaaggattgagtagaagaaataaccagttgtctcacgatgtagcAAACGTAGTAGGAAAGCGACGTTTCGTCGGAACCATCGGCTCCGTAAGGAGAGAGATAAATGCTATCCTCTCCTCCGCCGAACCGCCTAAATCGAACATTACTCCCGGCATGCGCAAAGCCTTGAAATCGCTCAAGGAAGACGAGTCTATTATGATTTTGCCAGCAGACAAAGGCCGCGCCAGTGTTATTCTGGACACCGATGTCTACCGCGCCAAGATGTCCGAGTTAATCGAATCCGGCCCCTATCACGCTATCGGGAAGGACCCGACCGATCGCCTCTCCCGCAAGCTTTCCACTATTCTTCGCGGCTTTCACAAGAATGGTGACATCGATGATTCTACCTACCGGAAGCTAAAACCGTCGCAGAAGCAACCGCCCAGGATCTATGGACTGCCTAAGATCCACAAAGCTGACATCCCGCTTCGTCCGATTGTGTCATGTGTGAGTTCGTTTGCTTACAACACGTCTAAGTATCTCGCTGATATTCTTGCTCCCTTAGTCGGTTCCAATGGGCATGCTGTCCATAACTCCGCGTCGTTTGTTGATTTCCTGCGCAGCGAAACCATACAGGAACATGAGGTCATGGTTTCATTTGATGTGGTATCATTGTTTACCAATGTACCCATCGACGCCGCATGCAAGGTCGCACTTAGCAGGCTCGAACGTGATGAGAGCCTACCCGAGCGCACACAGTTATCTCCGGCCCAGGTAACTGAGCTTTTGAGTTTTGTTTTGCAATCTACGTATTTCATGTTTGCCGGCAATTTCTACGAACAGCAAGAAGGAGCAGCCATGGGCAGCCCTGTTTCCGCGGTGATCGCTAACCTGTTCATGGAAGCTTTTGAGGAACGTGCGCTGAGTAGTTGCCCGCCCGACTGCGCCCCTAGAGTTTGGAAGCGATACGTAGATGACACGTTTATCATCACGCATAGATCCGCCGCCGATGACCTTTTGAGCCACATGAATGCGCAGCAGCCCTCCATCCGTTTTACCATGGAGATGGAGTGCAACGAGCGCATTGCCTTTCTAGACACTTTGGTGCACCGTGACACCAGCGGCCGACTGTACACCACCGTATACAGGAAGCCCACGCACACCGATCAGTACATTGCTTATGATTCGCATCACCCGAAGTCCGTTAAGCGCGGGGTAGTGAAGTGTCTTTACGACAGAGCTTCACGCATCGTTACTAAGCCCCATTGCACAGCTACAGAGAAGCAACACATCACCTCAGCTCTTATTTCTAACGGTTACCCGCGCTCCTTCGTTAACCGCGTCGCTAAGAAGAAGAGCGCCCCGTCCGAACAGCTTGCGCAATTTAAATCCGCTATAGTAATCCCGTTTGTTGATGGTATCGCGCATCTTCTCCGCCGGCGCTTGGAGAGGCATGGCATCCGAGTTATATTTAAGTCCGACAGCATCCGCAGCCAGCTGGTCCGTCCGAAAGACCGCCCGATCCCCGACAGACGCGATGGGGTTGTTTATAAGATCCCTTGCTCGACCTGCGACAAAGTCTACATCGGTGAGACTGGTAGACCTGTGGGGGAACGCATGAAGGAACATCGCCGTGATGTTCGGCTTAGGCGCACCGATAGCTCTGCTGTtgcagaacatgcttgggacTCCGATCATCCACCTAACTGGGATGAGGTCAGCTGCATCGCCAATGATAAACATTGGTATACGCGGCGCATTAAGGAAGCGATCCAGATCCGTTTGCACCCGAGCAATATCAACAGGGACAGCGGCATTGAGATCCCTGATGAATGGTTACCTACCATCCGACGGCAT
It includes:
- the LOC121411955 gene encoding uncharacterized protein LOC121411955, which gives rise to MRKALKSLKEDESIMILPADKGRASVILDTDVYRAKMSELIESGPYHAIGKDPTDRLSRKLSTILRGFHKNGDIDDSTYRKLKPSQKQPPRIYGLPKIHKADIPLRPIVSCVSSFAYNTSKYLADILAPLVGSNGHAVHNSASFVDFLRSETIQEHEVMVSFDVVSLFTNVPIDAACKVALSRLERDESLPERTQLSPAQVTELLSFVLQSTYFMFAGNFYEQQEGAAMGSPVSAVIANLFMEAFEERALSSCPPDCAPRVWKRYVDDTFIITHRSAADDLLSHMNAQQPSIRFTMEMECNERIAFLDTLVHRDTSGRLYTTVYRKPTHTDQYIAYDSHHPKSVKRGVVKCLYDRASRIVTKPHCTATEKQHITSALISNGYPRSFVNRVAKKKSAPSEQLAQFKSAIVIPFVDGIAHLLRRRLERHGIRVIFKSDSIRSQLVRPKDRPIPDRRDGVVYKIPCSTCDKVYIGETGRPVGERMKEHRRDVRLRRTDSSAVAEHAWDSDHPPNWDEVSCIANDKHWYTRRIKEAIQIRLHPSNINRDSGIEIPDEWLPTIRRHTASTVHSARRPHQRVPDTSADADWPAASANHSARCTPERAPSTSADPDWPAAPANHSAAHARVEPDNSSRRYITRAQQRLCSLPDEV